CTGTCAATCACCTTCGTCCTGATTTGGGGCGAAATCTGCAAAGATGCTCATAACGGGCACGAAATCAAAGAATTGCCGGGGATAGCTGCCTTGTCCGACCGTCCGAGTTCTGCGCTTGCGCGTGTGTTTTCTGAGAAACGTGTGTTTTTAAGAAGTGAAGCCTCAACCCGGGTGATTCATTTGCGTCCCGCAACGCAATTGGGCCTGCTTGGCGGCACCGCGCTGCTTGTCGGATGGGCGATCATATCGGGGGCGCTGCTGGCCTATGAACATATCGGCGGCGGCGATAACCGCTCTGCCGGTGCTCAATCCGCTTATGAGTCGCGCCTGACCGCGCTTGCCGAAGAACGCGACGCCCGCGCATCCGAGGCGAAGGAAGCGCAGCTTCGCTTTGCCGTGGCTCTGGATCAGGTCTCGAAATATCAGGCCGAACTTCTGGCGACGCAGCAGCAGAAGCAGGAACTGGAAGCCGGGCTGGATGCGATGCAGGAAAGACTGGGCAGCGCTCTGGCCGCCCTGCCGAAAGCATCCGAAACATCGGCACCCGAGCATGAGCTGGCGCTGACAGTCCTGAACGACAAGCTTCGCGCCACCGCCGAGGCCCGCGACGAGGCTGCCGAAACCGCCCGTATCGCGCAGGCAGAGGCCGCCGCCGTGAAGGCCGAACAGGAACAGCTTCTGACCCGCAACGATGAGCTGTTCACGCAGATCGAGGACGCGCTTGCCGCATCCGTGGTGCCGTTTCAGGAAATGTTCGACAATATCGGCCTGAATACCGAGGAATTGCTGGCTCAGGTCGATCAGGGCTATACGGGCCAGGGCGGCCCGCTGAATGAGGCCACGGTCTCGACAAGCGGCAATGCCGCGATCAGCCGGACCGAAGCGCGTGCCGATGAAATCATCGTCAGCCTGGATACGGTCAACCGCTATCGCATCGCCAGTTCCAAACTTCCCCTGACCATGCCGGTTCAGTCGGCATTCCGGTTCACCTCGGGTTTCGGCGCACGTTGGGGCCGGATGCATAAGGGAATCGATCTGGCCGGACCCATCGGAACTCCGGTTCTTGCGACCGCCGACGGTGTCGTGACCTTTGCCGGGCGGCAGAGCGGTTATGGCAACTTCATCAAGATCGAGCATGCGCTTGGCACCGAGACCCGTTTCGCACATCTATCAAAGATCCGTGTAAAGGTTGGCCAGAAGGTATCGCGCGGCGCACAGATCGGTGATATGGGGAATACAGGACGCTCGACCGGCCCGCATCTTCACTATGAAGTCCGGGTCAATGGCGAGGCCGTAAACCCCATGAGCTTCATCAAGGCGGCACAGAATGTTTTCTAAGTCTCGCGTGACAGAAACCCCGAATCGCACCACGGCCCCCACGGTCGAATCCGAATCCGCAGCTTCGATCGAATCGCCGAAGGAACCGGCATCGACCCCTGCGACACAACCACAGCAACAGCGCACACGTTCGGCCCCGTCCGTTCTGTCGTCGGACCTGACCATCAAGGGCGACCTGCAAACCGCAGGCGACGTCCAGATCGAAGGAACGGTCGAAGGCGATATCCGCGCCCGTCAACTGACCATCGGCGATACCGCCACGGTTCGTGGCGAAGTGCTTGCCGATGAGGTGATCGTCAATGGCCGCGTCGTCGGACGGCTGCGCGGGCTGAAGGTTCGCCTGTCCTCGACCGCACGGGTCGAAGGCGACATCATCCACAAGACCATTGCCATCGAATCGGGCGCTCATTTCGAGGGTTCGGTTCAGCGTCAGGACGATCCGCTTGCACAGGGCGGCACCAAGAAGCTGGCTCCGCCCGAGGCATCCAGCAAAGAGTAAGTCGGTCTGACGATTACCGGAATTCAGGGGCCATATGGCCCCTTTTTTCTTGGCTCATTCATCCTCGCCCTGATCATCGGGCATAAGCTCGCGATAGATATGCCAACTGGCATGACCAAGAAGCGACAGGGCGATGAACAGCCCGAGAAAGCAGGGCAGGATGCCGATAAACAGCACCGCCGCGATCACCAGTCCCCAGACAAGCAGCACGACCGGATTTCGCGCAACAGCACGGATTGAGGTGATGATGGCGGTAATGAAATCCACCTCGCGATCCAGCAGCAGCGGCAGGCCGACAATTGTCATGCTGAACAGCGCGGCGGCGAATCCGGCGCCGATCAGTGAGCCGATCAGAAGCATAAGCAGGCCGCGGCCCTGAAAAATGACCTCGGGAGAGCTTGTGATATTGGTCAGGGCCGACACGCCCATGAACAGCGCGAATGTCGTATGGGCGACAAAGACCCAGAACATGAACATCAACAGCACGACCATCGCCATAGAGGGCAGTTGCCGGTCTTTCTGCGCGAAGACCGTCCCCAGAACCTCGCGCCAGATCAGCGGTTTCTGCTCCTCAAGCCGCCTGCTGACATCATAAAGACCTACGGCGGCGAAGGGTGCGATCAGCGGAAACCCGACGATGAACGGCATCAGCCACCATTCCTGCCCTGATGCAAGGGCAACCGCCGTCAGCACCAGCCCACCCAGAACATAGAAGGCCGAGAAAAACAGCCCATAGCCCGGCGCACGCCGGAAATCCTGCCAGCCGGCGCGGAGACTTCTGCCGATTGCGTCAAATCCGATTCCGACCGGCTCGGGAATATGATCCGGTCCGTCCTCTATCGTCTCAAGGTCAGAAACCTGCCCCGTCATTCCGTGCTCCTTCCCTTCACATGAGAGGAAACGCGGCCCTCTCTGCGATCAGCTTGTTCTCCCCAACTTTTCATGCAGCGCATTCATGACATGGGGCGTCACGAATTTGGAAACATCCCCACCCAACCGGGCGATCTCTTTCACCAGTTTCGAGGCAATCGCCCGGCGGTCCGCATCGGCCATCAGGAACACGGTCTCGATATTGGAATCCAGAGCGCGGTTCATCCCGACCATCTGGAACTCATACTCGAAATCGGCCACGGCCCGCAGGCCACGAATAATGACCGAGGCACCCACATCGCGTGCGCAGTCGATCAGCAGATTCTCGAACGGATGCACAAGGATTTCTCCGCCGGTTTTCTGCACCACCGAATCGCATTCGCGCTGAACCATCGCCACACGCTCCTCAAGGTCGAAAAGCGGCCCCTTATCCCGGTTGATGGCGACTCCGATCACCAGACGGTCCACAAGCGCCATTGCACGCTCGATGATATCGAGATGGCCCAGGGTGATGGGATCGAACGTCCCGGGATAGAGGGCGACACGCATTTTCTGTCCTTTTGTTTAGTAGAACGGGCGGTCATGGCCCGGAACATGTGGCAAAGTGAAGCGGTCCGGTCCGGCGCAGCGGCGTCAGGAGCCCATGATCATGCCGGTGAGCGCGTCTTTTTCGTCGCTCAGCTCTTTCAGACGCGCCGAGACCGCGTCCCCGATCGAGACGATTCCCAGCATATTTCCGTCCTCATCGACCACGGGAAGGTGCCGGAAACGGCCTTCGGTCATACGCTCCAGAACGGCCAGCGTATCCTCGCCCGTCAGGCAGGTAGAGACCTTGCGCGTCATCAGTTCGCTGACCGGGCGCTGTAAAACATCCGCCCCCTGCTTGCTCAGCTCGCGCACGATATCGCGCTCGGAGAGGATCCCGGCTGGCCGGGCGCCGTCATCGCTGACGACAATCGCGCCGATACGCTTCTCGGCCAGCAATCTGGCAGCGTCGGCAACGGTTGCATCCGACGCAATGGTGACGATCTCCGGCGCTCCGGCAGCTTTGAGCGAAAGTATTTGCTTAACCAGCATGTTGGCCTCCGTGCTTGCCGGTTCAGTCTGTCGTAACCGCGCAGGAGGTCAAGGGTCCGCCGCGTTTTCGGCAGCAGATTCCAGCCGCGCGACCTCTGCCCGCAAGCCTTGTGCCAATTCTCCGGCCAGTCTGTTCAGCCGTTCCGAACGCCGGTCATCCGCGTGACGGATCAGCCAGAAGCTGCGCGTCAGGGTGAATTGCGTCGTCAGGACAGGCACCACGCCGGGCGTCAGCGGGATGGCAAAATCATGGACGATACCGATCCCGGCCCCGCCTCTGATCGCCTGCATCTGGACCGATACCGAGTTCGAACTGATCTGCGCGGGTCCCGAACCGGATTGTTCCAGAAGCGGCGCAAGATAATCCAGCTCACGGTCGAAGATCATGTCCGGGATATAGCCGATCAGCCGGTGATCGCGCAGATCGGCAAGGCTTTCGATCTTCGGACGGACGGCAAGATAATCGGGATGCGCAGCCAGATGCAGATGATAATCGCACAGCCGCTGTACAACCAACCGCCCGCTTTCCGGCGGGCTGACCGCCACGGCGAAATCGGCCTCTCGCTTGGACAGATTAAAGACGCGCGGTAAAGCGACGATCTGGATATCCAGCCCCGGATGCAGATCACACAGCGCCGCCGCAACCTGCGGCAACAGGTAATTCGCGCAGCCATCCGGCGCACCGATGCGAAGCTGTCCGGTCAGTTCTCCGGCACGGCCAAGCGAATCGGCAGCGCCTGTCAGCGCCTGCTCAGCCGCCTCGGCATGGGGAATCAGCCGCTCACCCTCGGGGGTCAGCGCATATCCCTGCGGAGATTTCACGAAAAGCGGATGGCCCAACGCGCTTTCCAGCCGCCCGATCCGGCGACCCACGGTCGAGGGATCCATCGCCAGCCGCTTCCCCGCCCGCGACAGCCCGTCCTCACGGGCCACCGCCAGAAACACTCTCAGATCATCCCAATCCATCTAACCCGTGCAAAATTGCAAAATCCTTTTGCCTAATTCTGCCTTTATAGAGGTATTTTCGCAAGATAACCTGTGCACAGCTTAGTTTTGAGGAGGATCGCATGAAAGAGATCGGACACTGGATCGACGGGAAGGAAGTCGCTGGCGGCTCTGGCAATTTCGCCGATGTCTATAACCCGGCAACCGGCGAGGTTCAGGCGAAGGTCGCGCTTGCCTCCCGGGACGAGATGACCGCCGCAATCGACAGCGCCGCAAAGGCGCAGCCCGCATGGGCGGCCACCAACCCGCAGCGCCGGGCGCGGGTGATGATGAACATGGTTGGCCTGCTGAACCGCGACATGGACAAGCTGGCCGAAGCGCTCTCCGCCGAGCATGGCAAGACCTTCCCCGATGCAAAGGGCGACGTTCAGCGCGGGCTGGAGGTGATCGAGTTCTGCATAGGTGCGCCGCATCTTCTGAAGGGCGAATATACGGACGGTGCCGGTCCCGGCATCGACATGTATTCGATGCGCCAGCCGCTTGGCGTCGTGGCGGGAATCACCCCGTTCAACTTCCCTGCGATGATCCCTCTGTGGAAAATGGGTCCCGCGCTTGCCGCCGGGAATGCCATGATCCTGAAACCCTCCGAACGCGATCCCTCGGTTCCGCTGATGCTGGCGGCATTGTGGAAAGAGGCGGGCCTGCCGGATGGCGTGCTTCAGGTCATCAATGGTGATAAGGGCGCGGTCGATGCGCTAATGCAAAGCGAGGTGATACAGGCAATCGGATTTGTCGGCTCGACCCCGATTGCGCAGTATATCTATGAGGAAGCCGCCAGGACCGGAAAGCGGGCGCAATGCTTCGGCGGCGCGAAGAACCATATGATCATCATGCCCGACGCCGATCTGGATCAGGCGGCGGATGCGCTTGTCGGTGCCGGATATGGTGCGGCAGGCGAACGCTGCATGGCGATCTCGGTCGCGGTGCCGGTCGGCGACAAGACCGCCGATGCGCTGATCGAAAAGCTGGTTCCGCGGATCGAGAAGCTGAAAGTCGGTCCCTACACCGCCGGAGACGATGTAGATTACGGCCCCGTCGTCACAAAAGCGGCGAAGGAAAACATCCACCGCCTTGTTCAGTCCGGCATAGATCAGGGGGCGGAACTGGTCGTGGATGGCCGCGATTTCAGCCTTCAGGGATATGAGGACGGTTTCTTCGTCGGCCCCCATCTTTTCGACCGGGTGACGCCCGACATGGATATCTACAAGACCGAGATCTTCGGCCCGGTTCTGTCCACTGTCCGCGCAGGGTCCTATGAAGAGGCGATCGGGCTGGCGCTCGATCATGAATACGGCAACGGAACGGCGATCTATACGCGTGACGGCGATACGGCGCGCGACTTCGCCAGCCGCATCAATATCGGCATGGTCGGGATCAATGTCCCGATCCCGGTGCCGCTGGCCTATCACACATTCGGCGGCTGGAAGAAATCCGGCTTCGGTGACCTGAACCAGCACGGCCCGGACGCATTCCGCTTCTATACGCGGACCAAGACCGTCACCGCCCGCTGGCCCTCGGGAATCAAGGAAGGCGGCGAGTTCAACTTCAAGGCGATGGACTGATCATATGGCGGCGAGGGCGATCTCCTCGCCGCCATTTTCTGCCGCTCAGTTGCCTGAACAGTATCGTCCAGCAGCGTTGCCTCGCGGGTTTCGCTGCTTCACGGTCTGGACAGGAAAGAGCGGAGGGGCGCGGCGGCCGGTCCGCTGTCAGCCCGGCAAAA
This sequence is a window from Paracoccus aerodenitrificans. Protein-coding genes within it:
- a CDS encoding DUF2189 domain-containing protein, which translates into the protein MTGQVSDLETIEDGPDHIPEPVGIGFDAIGRSLRAGWQDFRRAPGYGLFFSAFYVLGGLVLTAVALASGQEWWLMPFIVGFPLIAPFAAVGLYDVSRRLEEQKPLIWREVLGTVFAQKDRQLPSMAMVVLLMFMFWVFVAHTTFALFMGVSALTNITSSPEVIFQGRGLLMLLIGSLIGAGFAAALFSMTIVGLPLLLDREVDFITAIITSIRAVARNPVVLLVWGLVIAAVLFIGILPCFLGLFIALSLLGHASWHIYRELMPDDQGEDE
- a CDS encoding DUF5930 domain-containing protein — protein: MSDRPSSALARVFSEKRVFLRSEASTRVIHLRPATQLGLLGGTALLVGWAIISGALLAYEHIGGGDNRSAGAQSAYESRLTALAEERDARASEAKEAQLRFAVALDQVSKYQAELLATQQQKQELEAGLDAMQERLGSALAALPKASETSAPEHELALTVLNDKLRATAEARDEAAETARIAQAEAAAVKAEQEQLLTRNDELFTQIEDALAASVVPFQEMFDNIGLNTEELLAQVDQGYTGQGGPLNEATVSTSGNAAISRTEARADEIIVSLDTVNRYRIASSKLPLTMPVQSAFRFTSGFGARWGRMHKGIDLAGPIGTPVLATADGVVTFAGRQSGYGNFIKIEHALGTETRFAHLSKIRVKVGQKVSRGAQIGDMGNTGRSTGPHLHYEVRVNGEAVNPMSFIKAAQNVF
- the coaD gene encoding pantetheine-phosphate adenylyltransferase, producing the protein MRVALYPGTFDPITLGHLDIIERAMALVDRLVIGVAINRDKGPLFDLEERVAMVQRECDSVVQKTGGEILVHPFENLLIDCARDVGASVIIRGLRAVADFEYEFQMVGMNRALDSNIETVFLMADADRRAIASKLVKEIARLGGDVSKFVTPHVMNALHEKLGRTS
- a CDS encoding LysR family transcriptional regulator yields the protein MDWDDLRVFLAVAREDGLSRAGKRLAMDPSTVGRRIGRLESALGHPLFVKSPQGYALTPEGERLIPHAEAAEQALTGAADSLGRAGELTGQLRIGAPDGCANYLLPQVAAALCDLHPGLDIQIVALPRVFNLSKREADFAVAVSPPESGRLVVQRLCDYHLHLAAHPDYLAVRPKIESLADLRDHRLIGYIPDMIFDRELDYLAPLLEQSGSGPAQISSNSVSVQMQAIRGGAGIGIVHDFAIPLTPGVVPVLTTQFTLTRSFWLIRHADDRRSERLNRLAGELAQGLRAEVARLESAAENAADP
- a CDS encoding CBS domain-containing protein, producing the protein MLVKQILSLKAAGAPEIVTIASDATVADAARLLAEKRIGAIVVSDDGARPAGILSERDIVRELSKQGADVLQRPVSELMTRKVSTCLTGEDTLAVLERMTEGRFRHLPVVDEDGNMLGIVSIGDAVSARLKELSDEKDALTGMIMGS
- a CDS encoding CoA-acylating methylmalonate-semialdehyde dehydrogenase → MKEIGHWIDGKEVAGGSGNFADVYNPATGEVQAKVALASRDEMTAAIDSAAKAQPAWAATNPQRRARVMMNMVGLLNRDMDKLAEALSAEHGKTFPDAKGDVQRGLEVIEFCIGAPHLLKGEYTDGAGPGIDMYSMRQPLGVVAGITPFNFPAMIPLWKMGPALAAGNAMILKPSERDPSVPLMLAALWKEAGLPDGVLQVINGDKGAVDALMQSEVIQAIGFVGSTPIAQYIYEEAARTGKRAQCFGGAKNHMIIMPDADLDQAADALVGAGYGAAGERCMAISVAVPVGDKTADALIEKLVPRIEKLKVGPYTAGDDVDYGPVVTKAAKENIHRLVQSGIDQGAELVVDGRDFSLQGYEDGFFVGPHLFDRVTPDMDIYKTEIFGPVLSTVRAGSYEEAIGLALDHEYGNGTAIYTRDGDTARDFASRINIGMVGINVPIPVPLAYHTFGGWKKSGFGDLNQHGPDAFRFYTRTKTVTARWPSGIKEGGEFNFKAMD
- a CDS encoding bactofilin family protein, coding for MFSKSRVTETPNRTTAPTVESESAASIESPKEPASTPATQPQQQRTRSAPSVLSSDLTIKGDLQTAGDVQIEGTVEGDIRARQLTIGDTATVRGEVLADEVIVNGRVVGRLRGLKVRLSSTARVEGDIIHKTIAIESGAHFEGSVQRQDDPLAQGGTKKLAPPEASSKE